The Apis mellifera strain DH4 linkage group LG3, Amel_HAv3.1, whole genome shotgun sequence genome includes the window AAAACTATTTGTGGAATATATACGCGATCTCGTTAACAGTCTAATGATAAGAGCGATAAATGAGAGATAAGCGATAGGAACAAGgaagttataatattaacatataagtATGAATAGGGGTTTGAAAGGGTGTGACAATCATGTTCAAAACTGGCGCcaaaagaaaacaatacaTAACGATGAATAATACTTCGCAACAGTTGCATGTAGTGTCCAGTCAAAAGTAAAATCTTTTACATCATGAAatgaaaacattattataaaattgataattcatttaatgatCATGTTTTTGATTGTTTATCTTTCGGCCTGTCAGCTAGTCAATACGCGGTCGAATGTTCTcggaaataacaaaaaaaattgactcGAAGTCACTTACACGACCATTCCGTAGGCACCCTCACCCATGTACGACAAATTCGTGTATCGTGGACCAACTTCGAATGTTTGTCCACGAACAACTTCACAATTTGGATTCACACTTGCAGAACCTTCACCCGCCATTTTGACAACTATTTTGCGGCTCCGGCGAAGTCAGACCAAATCTTGCTTCTTAGCCGACTGACCATGAACAATATCATGATTAGATAgacttatgaaaaatttacatattatttatcaattaataaggcattaaaaatgatttttccgtacttttttttttaatcttatcattataaattaaattttgatatcaaactttttttgattataaatatatcaaaatattaaaaattattattttaaaatattaaaaataaaagatttagaaattatttattttttttatgaaaattattgttaagttttttttttaatttttattactgaatcttatcgaattaaacattgatataaaatatgttaaaatattaagacaAAGACATTGTAATTCTATTGAATTTCGAGTTTCTCatctaaagtaaaataaattaagactTAGTTTTAGTATACGATTTATcagtacattattattatatttgtattaataatcatattttccgataagaattcttaataaactttcaatttaacgttaaatatattatagatataatatgaatGCACCACCAACTTTtgaatcatttcttttatatgaaggagaaaaaaagtatgtattataaatcgattatttatattaaacatttaatcaaaatgatatatacGTGATTTTCTGTATTTCATACAGAATTATCAAAGAACAAGACACAAAAGTTCCCAATGCTGCGATTTTTACTGTTAATAAAGAAGACCATACTCTTGGAAATATGATCCGCAAGTATATACatcttacaaaaatttatacacaataataaatatatatatacacatacatataaaaagGTTTTGATGATaatctcatttattatttgatagtcAGCTATTGAAGGATCCTCAAGTTTTGTTTGCTGGATATAAAGTTCCACACCCATTAGAACATAAATTTGTGATTAGAATTCAAACTACATCAGATTACACACCACATGAAGCATTTATGCATGCTATTACAGATTTGATAGCAGAACTTTCTCTATTTGAAGAACGTTTTAaggtaatttataataatttataaatgaaaaatacattataatttttatatatttataatgttatataaaaaacatttcaggaagctattaaagaaaaaaaggaaggattagattgaatttgttattccttttttaaaattaattttagatattaaaaaatgtaaataaaatattaatatgtatgtcATGTATGTTTAGATTACTACGAGAcctgatttattttaaaatattgataattaatataattaatataattgatattaattgatatttatatgtatgaataaagaaataaaaataattgaaaaatagtttacttaaatcttttgaaattataatccatttaataatacaaaatctgACAATAAAATAGCATATGATGTTAGATGGATAATgactttaatcttaaaaatgaaaaatcactcTGCTTATTAAGAAATGGagtcataattatttaatttaaacaagtttgtaaaaaatactaaaatcagtctcttacaattttatttttttaactacaaagtttaattttcctataatcctaaaaattaaatatatgttttgaaattaatataatgactTTATCAACCctgcatttaaatttaaaattaaaaggcaagaaaatagtaaatcataatagtataattttacTGAAACAAgttttgtacaaaaattaatagcaaaaatgaaacaataaatatttacttttataaaaaaagtacaaatactttttcagtaaaaatatactacaattataatataagtgcttaaaaatcatataagaaACGCCTTGGACTAATTCTAATCTTgattgatgaatttttcaaaattagaaggaactattgttaaatatatggcgctttttaatactaaataaattattaaatacatatacagattcacacaaatataattagtatGTACATAATTACATCTAACTTCACCCAAAGTAtgcgtttaatttttcgttacgCATTTCATTATGTTTCCATTCTATAATACAAATcagcaatatattataaaataacttaatcATAAGTCTGGTTCACAGTAGAAGTGATATATAACTTTGTACTTTAACAATCACGTGGAAGcgcaataaatatacataaaaacatTTTGGTGAACATATATAAACTTTCAAACCATAAATTTAACATGAGGAGCACAAATTTATCAtggaattatcaatatttggaCAATTGATATGCATATTCCTATGCAGGAAGACATGCATAACTAtagctttaaattttttcatataaaaatatactctgCAAAACTTTCAACaggtttttttcataattaggATTTTTGAgaagcaataaaatatatttacgaatGACAATATCCTATTAAAATGTTTCAGCATCATCGCAATCACGAGTATCATGTCCAAACACTGcaaaacaattaaaacaattataaatagaattacaaagatacaatgaaacaatttacaacaattacaaagaaacaattaaaagaattaatgtgaaatatttaacaaatatacttaataaaaaattttgtattagttgtttataaaaaatatttttcaaaaatttcgctaatatttcttagaaacttaaaaaaatatttagaacagaactttatatattttctcctaggagaaaaaatattataataaattattacgaatgtaataaaaagaatttcaatttatataattctgagAAATGAACTCTTACTCTCACAATTTTCGCAGTACGGTCTTTCCACTGGTggtttttttgaagattttacgACTTTTTCCGTATCTAGAAAATCTTGAGCTTGACGTGGACAATCTTCTGTTTCGTGTAAATCAAATTGATCACAAATATCACAGAACATACGTGGTGCAGCCATACGTTTTTCTAATGTTGttctttaatcaaaataatatggttaaattaataatgattacattaatataattactataagatatatttagttaaatattaaatattacgaaCTTGGTATACTCATCAGCTTCATTGGAAGGTATCCCCATTTCAAGAACTTCCACTTTACATAATAAAGTTTCGTTTTTACGTTGCATATCAACTATTACAGAATTTAAGAAATCTATTTGACTTTTTGCTGTttcatattcttcttttaattttaaaatatctatatcctTATCCActgaaatcaataatttcattttaatttcaatataattaaaaaaaaaatgcaaaaaagatttattgatttaaaaaaaattttacctaTATGTTGTTTCATATCACCTCCAGCTgcctgtaatataaataacaatttattatttataatatttttataataaatttataacaaaataaaaatcaaaaacttacatcataactattttttatattttcgcgaGTTAGTTTTAGTTGATTTGTTGCTTCTGTCCATTTAGctgtaatttgtttattttccttttccctaaaatgatcaatataagtatataaaactttagaaatatttagaaatatttattttttacttacaaattattttgtacttCTTTTAAATGTGTTGTTTCCATTGacataagatttaatttttctatcaaattttgaacatttttttcagtttctttttctttagtttttatgatatttgtaagtatttcaattttttgttcttgttctttgaataatttttcaagagattctttattttcaattagatttttattttctttaattgctTCAGTTAATTTACTTTGCATAAATTTAACTTCTTCACTTTCTATCTGTTTAtccatctttaatttttctgtttgTGCATTTTCTAAAGCTTTAATTTGTGctgttaatttatcaataattatttctttattatttaaatcactaATTTGTTTCTCTATTATATCTTGAATCAATTGTTGTTGTTTTTctaattcagaatttttttggattataGATTCAAATTCAGCTTGTTTAGCTTTCATTTCACATTCTAaagtattttgtaatttcattaCAGATTCTTCTTTGGaacttttcaattctttcatcATATGTTCTGTTTCCtgaagtatattattttttatatctaattctttttgtatagtttttaattgtgattctaaatcttttacattttcttctaattttgattctaaaatttttacattattttctaaagaaatctttgtttcaataatattagatatttctttttctttctctagtAGAGCTTCCTCTACTTTTTTCATGTCGTTTACTTTATCCCTTTGTTCTTTTTGCATGAATATGAGAGTATCATTCAATTTAGAAAGTTGTGTTTCAAATTGTTCAGCTTCTTTTTTAGTTTCAACAAGAgcgttttctttatctttaattatttctgtaGCAGCAATTAGTTTAtcctttaattcttttattttattattcataatatctaATGATGTTGTTAAATCTTTATCCGAGGTTTCCTTACTAGTAACTAAACTTTCATTTGTTTTCTGTAattcttcatatttcttttttaattcatgcaaattaatatctttttctgttattaataattctaattttgagCGATTTGCTATTTccatttctaatttatctGTCAATTCTTCAATCGTCCAACGATTGGCACTTTGATTTGCTTCTAACTTAGACtttgttttttgtaaaatctttgtttcttcttgAGAAGTATTTAATTCCATCTTTAAATCACTAATCTCTTTTTGAAGAGAAAATATCTCTTCTTtaagtgaattttttaaagtttcatattgtttttgtaaattaactacttcttttttgttattttctaattcatttgaaagatttaatgATTCCTGGGATTTTTCTTTAAGCTGTTCTTTAATacagttattttcttttatatgtttttcaagttctatattttctgtttcaaatctttttattttaatagataattctgtattcaattttttttctttttctaattcagatttattattttctatttctgaaCATTGTAtttgaatcaaattattagctttatttaattctatttccatATTATTCAACTTTGATTCTAATGATTTGAgtaaagtttcatttttgaatgcTTTATCTTTAGCTTCATCaagctctttttcttttattcgcaaatcttcattatatttcataagttGTTCTGATGAATCAGTAGAAGTACTTATTAGATTTGTTATATCAGTTTCCTAaacataatagaaataaaatatactttacattaagaaattgcataaaattctaaataaaataaactaaccaatttttctttttgtgatGTAACTTGTGACAGTTTATTTTCTGAATTAGCAACttgttgatttaatttttctatattattttcaaattctcgaAGTTTATTCTCCagaatcgttttatttttttccgatAAAGTAAGTGCATCCTgtaattctgaaaataaacaataattaatattaatttaataaaataatataatttaatatcatattatctcTTACCTAAAGTCTTTTGTGTGagattttttatctcttcatCTTTATTTGCAAGAATTGATTTCAATTCAAGTAcatcattttctaatttactGAGCAATAGAGATTTTTGAGATATATAAGCATTTGCTTCTTCTATACATTTcactttttcttcaatttgattttgataacgTTTTGTTAATTCCTCTATTTCAGCTGCAGTTGTCGAACGAAGatctaataattctttttctttcacttttaattcttcacttaatttttttaattgtgcaGAAGAAGTAACTTCTGTAGCCATTAAAGAAGCAATATCATGctcctaatataataataaatttaaaattaataaacttgatatttgcaaagaaaaaaagatacttactaatttttgtttttcttggactattttaaaattgtcttCAGTCTTTGATTGATATTCTTGTATCTGCTTAGAAAGCAAACTATTCTTCTCTTCCATTAATTTGAGTTTTTCATTtagttctaaaaaaaaaaaatattataaatattttaatttagtattTACATATTTCGTATCATTAATATACCTTCAAGTTTCTTTAATGCAGTGGATaattcttcatctttttttttatttatatcaatttgtatAGATAATTCTGTCAATAGTTTTTCAGTTTCACATATTTTTTGATCAAGTTGTATACAgacttctttaattttcaaatctttcatATTCAACTGCTCATTGAAAGATTCTGAAAGCTTGTTTatctgatttatattttcagtcTTAAGATTCTCTAAAGCAATATTTTGTACTTCTAATTGTTTCTTTGATTCTAATTCTAgttcttttgtttttactttcagaagattttctttttcttctactatcttctcatatttaaatattaataattctttttcacttgtactttcttttttaatattttctattgtttcTATAGCTTTAtgcaattcttcttttaaagaacttgtattattttcaaattcctttttcatattttctatcaatatatttttttcttgcaaaTCTTTTATCGCacgttctatttctttttttaaactaatctCTGACTCTTTATGAAATGCATTTTCTTGttgattttcattcaattttaattctaattcttttatttgagTTATGTATCGTTCCATAAGTAATTTTTCCTCttgcatttctttttcaagattattcttagtttcttctaaaattttattgcgattctgtaaatctaaattaaattcataattaaaataaattatacgaaataatatttaataaaacatttttttttaaagtaccttcaaattgatttttttcttgagcAGTAACACAGGAGACCTCATTGCGTAAACGggataattcttcttctgtttcaaataattttatactgtCATGTTCAAGTTGAGCAACACGTTCTCTTTCTTCCAGTAATTGTTTTTCAAGATCTTTAATCCTGTTTTCATTTACAGTATTTACCacctaataataaatgtatttgtttaatactttattaattaatttaagtattAACTATCATAAAGTGCATCaagatatatgttttttaCTGATCAATTTAGGcaagaaaacaataaaaatctcaCTTTTCTTGTATGCCTCAATAAatgtaagatatatatttaataagatatattatttgattttgcaGAATAACAATATACATTTATGTGTAACATAatagaatcaaaataaataataaatagattaataaataaaggcaaataataaatacacaataagtagataaataaataaataaataaataaataaataaataataaataattaaataaataaatgaataaataaacaaataaacatagattgataaataaatttctcatattaacttaaatacttattacgtattaataattgatttatatgtaAAGCATAAATTTAGCATGAAAAAAGCAATGCTGAAAACAATTACGTTTGCAGTGCACCATAAAGCATGTTAAACCCGCATTccctttttaacaaatttcaatagcataataattaaatatattatataaatattttctttactcTATTCTttactttctcttttcttttcttatttttatatattttaattgtataagtatcaaataataatatcatcattataattctgatatttaacattaaaaaaaaattaagaattaaagaaagagaggaagtaCTGCGACGTCATCGTTTTTGACAAAATTGCGATGAAATGCTAAACAATATGACTATAGTGACGATAATACAAGTATAAGCGGTGCAGAAAAACAGCGTCATCAACCCCTTGTCTGTCTCAAACGGCCAAGTGTCCCATCGGATACTCACACATTGTtcacttctttctttctgaaaataaacgataagGTTTTTACGTTAACCCACAGCCTAAATACAAATGTTGTCAATATACCTTAtgaaatctttcattttttatttttagtgaattgtttttttaaaatacaattataagcATTGATCactaatgatttaaaaataattttaatatctcatatttttttaaattgagctGCATGTATATTATAGCTTTACCCATCAccatttattatagtataagcTCCTAATTCTAGAAAAAGCATATTAATCtagattctaattttatataattatagtatataaaattatatagtattttagAACAGAAACGGaaatttgacaaaataaaataaaacaagaacaaatttaaaaaaataatatatatattttttatttcattttgcattttgttaatttgattgatttaaatttctttttcattatatattcatacttACCTTATGTAtgttctaaataattaataaattttgacatatatcttttatgaaataaaaattatacaataaaaatgtatacctGAATATCATCCTTGTTAATTGATTCTTCTTCAAAACGAAACAAAAGGTCttcacattttcttttctcttcttccaatTGCAAAACAAGTGCATTTTTCTCCTCGAGTAATTTTGAAAACGCAACCTCTGCTTCAGAAACtgttttttgcattttttctcgatactaaaattaaaattattcttttaaaatattattaaataatattaaatgaactaCATAAGTGATGTATAATGTTACAACCTGCTCATATTCTTTTACTATTGATATAAGTGATTGTTCTGCTTGATCTGCTTGATTTGCAGCTTTCGTAATTCGTTCACGTTCTAAATCTCTTTCCTTCCGAAGAATCTCAATTTCCTGCTCCTTTTCCTTTAATGTTTCCTAAAATGATGGAAATGCGTATAAGAAAAAACtttgtagaaattattttcagagattatttattaaaagaatttattacaaaaattatattatttcttgatgatttcaatgaaaaaaaaatatttaattattgccaTCAAAATGTGtgtctattatatatttataaattgtatactttttcttatatgattattatgtcATACTATACTgtgtaatatacatatatttttattttacaattaacaaaCTTTTATCGTTGTTCTTTAACTCTTAAGTTATTGGAGAACCGGTTTTCaataaaggaaataagaagagaaaagcatataaatgcatataaaGTTTCcagaataaaaatgcaaagcGCGTAGTATTCTTGtgatacaaaatttacaattgattATTGCTACATCATCGACGTTATGTCATCAACGATTAatacattgaatatattttattttcaatatgaatTTCAAAAGCGTAATATctagaattattcattatacacTTGCTTTGATGacatctaattaaataaatgtgatttgcatcataaataatagtaaaataaatttttgaactttttattggaaacttaaaatattttttatccataaaaaagagaaagaatttataaaagaaatattcatctaggtaaaaatcaaatttcaaggaGATTACGAGGAATGGACGgatgattttattaacatcACATACAGGTATCACTTTTTTAAACTACTTATTATCTACTGTACAACTAGTAACAtactaacaaataaatttatactatcTACAATGATTAAATGAATCATTATGACAATACTTCACTTTCATTtatatgtttgaaattatGCAAACATATAGATACAATGTgttctttattctatttctatattgtAGAATGAATGAAGTATACaccatatatattacatttctatttaaggaataataattaaccaaAATAAATGTTAGATCATAATCTCACCTGCAGGGTGATTCGTGCAGGTGTCGAAGTGCGCAAACCAGGCTTCTGGAATTTTGGATgcaacaaaaaacaaaaatatatcatgcAACAGCCATACAGTTAAATCGCAGAAAACTCCTTTTTTCCTATTCTTACttactttcaataaataaatatatatatattttttttattttcgataaaaaaatatataagattctgtgaaaaaaatactatacTATACACATGACTGCTTCAAGCGTTTAATAAAGTCAAACAATGAGTccaagaataaatattgaatatttctttggaTCGTGAATTAaactttatctaatatttgacaatattattaacaataacagCAACAATAACAACTGCAAATCTATAACTATATTAAACTAATAACATCAACTGATACTAATAAGCTAACAACTCGCAGTTCCACTCGCAAACGCATTTCAAAGCAGTCTTCAAAcaaaagaacaaaagaaaCGATGCTTCATTCAtacaaattgaaagaaatacgtttattttactcgaaacaaccagagaattattttacgaTCTCTTTTATCATATGATTCTATCatgtattctataaaatacataatattctaaataaaatataaatttaatatcaaaaacaaaTCTCTATCAACTCTCAAAATATTAAGGTAACTCTCTCAGTTTGTCTTTCTTACAAAATAATAGTCAAAATAaagttatacatttatatacacatattatacacatattatacatattatatacacatattatacattttgtattattatacaaaaaatccaagttttagaatttcataacatttaacagaaaacaaaatataacgataacttttataaaatgggATATAGTTCAATGTTTttgattatcaatatatt containing:
- the LOC727159 gene encoding restin homolog isoform X3, translating into MTHITLCNLHVFIVRSISNRSFRLSSHVLAMLSISGRDFHGVYLAPMISRARIVDRARVSQHDRKAQDNSVVLTEDTDSFIIGDRVWVGGTKPGAIAYIGETQFAPGDWAGVVLDEPIGKNDGSVAGCRYFQCEPKRGIFSRLTRLTRTPLPDTTDASPTQKTPTSPPDSSKGSLSKSMSPSLNASMTSLSSTVSQRDLRIGDRVIVSSSQGSKTGVLRYYGTTEFAVGEWCGVELDDPIGKNDGSVNDKRYFECRPKYGLFAPAHKVSRSPTSKRSSCMVHRPTGAALNTSLRKTGSRESLVSISSIVSTTSTATRTGVSAARKPGLRTSTPARITLQETLKEKEQEIEILRKERDLERERITKAANQADQAEQSLISIVKEYEQYREKMQKTVSEAEVAFSKLLEEKNALVLQLEEEKRKCEDLLFRFEEESINKDDIQKERSEQCVVNTVNENRIKDLEKQLLEERERVAQLEHDSIKLFETEEELSRLRNEVSCVTAQEKNQFEDLQNRNKILEETKNNLEKEMQEEKLLMERYITQIKELELKLNENQQENAFHKESEISLKKEIERAIKDLQEKNILIENMKKEFENNTSSLKEELHKAIETIENIKKESTSEKELLIFKYEKIVEEKENLLKVKTKELELESKKQLEVQNIALENLKTENINQINKLSESFNEQLNMKDLKIKEVCIQLDQKICETEKLLTELSIQIDINKKKDEELSTALKKLEELNEKLKLMEEKNSLLSKQIQEYQSKTEDNFKIVQEKQKLEHDIASLMATEVTSSAQLKKLSEELKVKEKELLDLRSTTAAEIEELTKRYQNQIEEKVKCIEEANAYISQKSLLLSKLENDVLELKSILANKDEEIKNLTQKTLELQDALTLSEKNKTILENKLREFENNIEKLNQQVANSENKLSQVTSQKEKLETDITNLISTSTDSSEQLMKYNEDLRIKEKELDEAKDKAFKNETLLKSLESKLNNMEIELNKANNLIQIQCSEIENNKSELEKEKKLNTELSIKIKRFETENIELEKHIKENNCIKEQLKEKSQESLNLSNELENNKKEVVNLQKQYETLKNSLKEEIFSLQKEISDLKMELNTSQEETKILQKTKSKLEANQSANRWTIEELTDKLEMEIANRSKLELLITEKDINLHELKKKYEELQKTNESLVTSKETSDKDLTTSLDIMNNKIKELKDKLIAATEIIKDKENALVETKKEAEQFETQLSKLNDTLIFMQKEQRDKVNDMKKVEEALLEKEKEISNIIETKISLENNVKILESKLEENVKDLESQLKTIQKELDIKNNILQETEHMMKELKSSKEESVMKLQNTLECEMKAKQAEFESIIQKNSELEKQQQLIQDIIEKQISDLNNKEIIIDKLTAQIKALENAQTEKLKMDKQIESEEVKFMQSKLTEAIKENKNLIENKESLEKLFKEQEQKIEILTNIIKTKEKETEKNVQNLIEKLNLMSMETTHLKEVQNNLEKENKQITAKWTEATNQLKLTRENIKNSYDAAGGDMKQHIVDKDIDILKLKEEYETAKSQIDFLNSVIVDMQRKNETLLCKVEVLEMGIPSNEADEYTKTTLEKRMAAPRMFCDICDQFDLHETEDCPRQAQDFLDTEKVVKSSKKPPVERPYCENCEMFGHDTRDCDDAETF
- the LOC727159 gene encoding restin homolog isoform X2, giving the protein MTHITLCNLHVFIVRSISNRSFRLSSHVLAMLSISGRDFHGVYLAPMISRARIVDRARVSQHDRKAQGQMDHLWETHGRRLSEAGLRRGSDNSVVLTEDTDSFIIGDRVWVGGTKPGAIAYIGETQFAPGDWAGVVLDEPIGKNDGSVAGCRYFQCEPKRGIFSRLTRLTRTPLPDTTDASPTQKTPTSPPDSSKGSLSKSMSPSLNASMTSLSSTVSQRDLRIGDRVIVSSSQGSKTGVLRYYGTTEFAVGEWCGVELDDPIGKNDGSVNDKRYFECRPKYGLFAPAHKVSRSPTSKRSSCMVHRPTGAALNTSLRKTGSRESLVSISSIVSTTSTATRTGVSAARETLKEKEQEIEILRKERDLERERITKAANQADQAEQSLISIVKEYEQYREKMQKTVSEAEVAFSKLLEEKNALVLQLEEEKRKCEDLLFRFEEESINKDDIQVVNTVNENRIKDLEKQLLEERERVAQLEHDSIKLFETEEELSRLRNEVSCVTAQEKNQFEDLQNRNKILEETKNNLEKEMQEEKLLMERYITQIKELELKLNENQQENAFHKESEISLKKEIERAIKDLQEKNILIENMKKEFENNTSSLKEELHKAIETIENIKKESTSEKELLIFKYEKIVEEKENLLKVKTKELELESKKQLEVQNIALENLKTENINQINKLSESFNEQLNMKDLKIKEVCIQLDQKICETEKLLTELSIQIDINKKKDEELSTALKKLEELNEKLKLMEEKNSLLSKQIQEYQSKTEDNFKIVQEKQKLEHDIASLMATEVTSSAQLKKLSEELKVKEKELLDLRSTTAAEIEELTKRYQNQIEEKVKCIEEANAYISQKSLLLSKLENDVLELKSILANKDEEIKNLTQKTLELQDALTLSEKNKTILENKLREFENNIEKLNQQVANSENKLSQVTSQKEKLETDITNLISTSTDSSEQLMKYNEDLRIKEKELDEAKDKAFKNETLLKSLESKLNNMEIELNKANNLIQIQCSEIENNKSELEKEKKLNTELSIKIKRFETENIELEKHIKENNCIKEQLKEKSQESLNLSNELENNKKEVVNLQKQYETLKNSLKEEIFSLQKEISDLKMELNTSQEETKILQKTKSKLEANQSANRWTIEELTDKLEMEIANRSKLELLITEKDINLHELKKKYEELQKTNESLVTSKETSDKDLTTSLDIMNNKIKELKDKLIAATEIIKDKENALVETKKEAEQFETQLSKLNDTLIFMQKEQRDKVNDMKKVEEALLEKEKEISNIIETKISLENNVKILESKLEENVKDLESQLKTIQKELDIKNNILQETEHMMKELKSSKEESVMKLQNTLECEMKAKQAEFESIIQKNSELEKQQQLIQDIIEKQISDLNNKEIIIDKLTAQIKALENAQTEKLKMDKQIESEEVKFMQSKLTEAIKENKNLIENKESLEKLFKEQEQKIEILTNIIKTKEKETEKNVQNLIEKLNLMSMETTHLKEVQNNLEKENKQITAKWTEATNQLKLTRENIKNSYDAAGGDMKQHIVDKDIDILKLKEEYETAKSQIDFLNSVIVDMQRKNETLLCKVEVLEMGIPSNEADEYTKTTLEKRMAAPRMFCDICDQFDLHETEDCPRQAQDFLDTEKVVKSSKKPPVERPYCENCEMFGHDTRDCDDAETF